In Desulfurococcaceae archaeon MEX13E-LK6-19, the genomic window GTAGTAGTCAAGGACAAATGGAAACTGAAGAAGTGGTACCAGGTAATAGCACCTAAGGTGTTCGGAGAAGTAGTATTGGGTACAACACCTGCTGATGACCCGCTTAAGCTTATCGGTAGAGTTATGGAGGTCACTTTATACGATATAACTGGTGACCTAACACAAGTACACATTCACTTGTTCTTCCAAATAATTGATGTCCAAGGAGACAAGGCTATAACAAGATTCAAGGGACATGAGCTCTCTAGAGACTATATGAAGAGCCTTATAAGGAGGAAGAGCAGTAAGATCCAAGGTATATTTGATGTAGAGACTAAGGACGGCTACAAGCTCAGGATAACAGCTGTAACACTCACGAGCTATAGGTGTAAGACAAGCCAGAAGAAAGCCATTAGAAAGATTATGAGAGACATAATTGTCAATGAGTCAAAGCAGATGACATTAGATGAACTAATACAAGCCATGATCTTCGGTAGATTTGCACAAGAAATAGCTGAGGCAGCTAGAAAGATCTATCCAATAAGAAAAGTAGAAATCTACAAGTCTAAGTTACTCGCGATACCAACACCTGAAGGACCTAAGCCTGCAACAGTAGTCTCGCCACTAATGTACAAGAAGTAATTTTTGAAAAACATAGGGTCTCTTTAACAAAATACATTCACTGGTTCCGAGAATTCTATTTTATTATTTCTACCCCAGAATATTACCATTGGCTACTCTAGTTATCTGTGTACTAGAGTGGGTGTATGTATTGGAGAGGAAATACGATATAATATTGATTAAAACAGGGCTTGGCTTCGAGAAAATAGTGGCTGCGCGTATAAAAGAGATTGACAGTGACGCTATCGTTATACCATCGCCAAAGAGATTCAAAGGTCTCGTGCTAGTAAAAGCAGGCTCCCTCGACCCAGAGCTTCTCGTCAAAGAGATTGAGAGGAAAGTTATTGAGGCGGACAAGGTTATCCCTATTGATGCAGTTACTAAGGCTCGACTCGACGAAATGGCTAGAGTAGCTGCAGAAATTGCTCGTAATAAAATAAGTCCCAACGAAACATTTGCTGTCCGTACAACTAGGAGAGGACGCCACGATTTTACAAGTCTCGACGTTAATGTTGTTGTCGGTGATGCTGTTAGGAAAGCTACTGGAGCATCTGTCAACCTAAAGTATCCAGACAAGATAGTTCTTGTAGAGATCATAGGGGATGAGGCTCTGATAAGTATTCTACCTGGTAGTATTGAATGGCATAAAATGACTCCCGAGAAAAAATCGCTGCTCAGATTGTTCAAGAGAATATCTATTGTGCAAATGCCTTATCTCGGCCCTCGTGACGCGATTATAGAGATGGGTAAACGTATTGGCAGGGAGGTACAGAATTTTGAAGTACATGACTTGGTTATAGCGCCGATGGGTCTTGTTGATGGGGAGCAGCTAGCGTTGTTCATAAACTCTGTCATAGAGGGTATAGAGTCTAGGTATGAGATCCAGAAGAGGAGCTACCATCGTAGACCACATAAAGTACCCGTGTACGTCCAGGATATCCACCAAGTTGTTAGAGACCGATGGGATGAAGTCATAATAGTGTTTGAGCCAGAAGGCAAGTATATTGCTGATGTAGCTGATGAGCTCAGTGACCTTATCCTCAAGACGAATAAGCGTGTAAACCTACTGTTTGGATCAAGAGAAGGGATCCCACTGGGAATATACAGGTATGCCGACCTAGTGGTTGATATTGCGCCAGAAATAACGTTGTCAACAGACTACGCAGCATCCGCAGGGCTTATAGCCTTAGCCACTGTTCTATATAATAGGTTGTGAAGTGAAAAACCATGAAGGCTATTCTACTTGTTGCGGGTAAAGGAGAGAGACTAAGACCTATTACGTCTACTAGACCTAAACCTCTCATCCCGATACTTTGTAAACCCCTCATATACTGGCATCTTGACGCTCTGGCCAAGACAAGTGTTGATGAAATCATTGTTGTCGCCAGCTATATGAAGGAAAAAATAGTGAAGGCTGTTGAAGAACACGAGCTTAGCAGGAAGATCACGGTTGTAGACCAAGGCAGAGAACTGGGTACAGGTGACGCAGTTGCGAAAGCTCTGGAAGCCATGGATAGTGATGACGACGTCCTCATAATCTATGGTGATTTATTTCTTGGAGACTGGAGTATATACAAAGACTTGACGAGTCTAGACGGTAATTTTGTTGTAGCTGTAGAGCACAACAACCCCCGTGACTATGGTGTCTTGATAGTCGAGAGAGGTAGAGTCAAGGGTATTGTAGAGAAACCCGAGGAGCCTCCCACTAACCTGGTTAATGCAGGTATATACAAGTTTGATAGCAGGATATTGAAGAAATACATTAGTTCACTAAAACCCTCTCCACGCGGTGAACTAGAATTCACTGATGTCATAACAAACGCTGCTAGAGAAGGTGTCGACATAAAAGTGTATAGTATCGGTAAGACAGAATGGATCGATATAGGTACTCCATGGAATCTTCTTGAAGCAAACAAGATTGCTTTAAACAAGTTCCTCGTAAACGAGATCAAGGGTGTCGTCGAAGACAATGTAACTATAAAGGGGCCTGTATTCATTGGAGAAAATAGTGTAGTAAAACAATTCACTTCAATAGAAGGACCAGCATACATAGATAGAGACGTGGTTATTGGGCCATCGGCTAGGATAAGACCTTACACGACAATATGCAGGAAGTCAAGAGTTGGATTTAGCGTCGAAGTAAAAGAGTCTATACTACTAGAGCATGTTTATGTAAACCACTTGTCATATGTTGGAGACAGTATTATTTGTGAAAACGTTAATTTTGGTGCAGGTACTATCACGGCGAACTTGAGATTCGATGAAAGAGAAGTGAAAATGACGATAAAAGGAAAGCGTGTATCGTCTGGCAGGAGGAAACTAGGTGCAATTGTCGGAGCCAATGTGAGGACCGGGATAAACGTCTCCTTAATGCCTGGAGTGAAAATAGGTGTAAACTCATGGATTGCTCCCGGAGCTATTGTTGACAGGGATGTACCTGATAATGTCTTCTATCGTGTCAGACAAGAATATTATATAGAGTCTTTACCAAGTATTAAACATGAGGAAAAGAAATAGTCTAGGGAAAGAATCTCCATGAGAATGAGTATAGATGAATTCAAGAAGAAATACCCCAATCTCTACAGAGAGCTTACAAGCGATGATTCTATGTCTATGACTTTGTCTGTAGAAAAACCATTTGATGATCCTTGGAGAGGCTATATTCCCGGGCCAATAGACTACTTAAGGAGAGCAAAAACCGTTGAAGAAGCGGTTAGGGTTATCGATTATCTCCTTGAACACAATGAGATCACTGAGGAGGAGGCGAGAGAGTACAAGGAGAAACTGATGAAGGAAGGCTTAGAGGCTTTTGGCCCTAGGAAAGAAAGCGGCTACTACTACAGGAAGGCTGTAGAGTACTGGAGAAAGAAGCTCATTAGCGGTGGGCAGCGGCAGCAACAATCTTGATCACATCATTGTCTTTAAGGACATAGTCCTCACCAACACGTTCACCAGTCCTAGCATTTATTGCGTACAGGAAGGTCTTCCCTAGATCAGTATGTATCATGTACGCTAGTTGCCTGGCAGTAGTCCCTTCTTCAACCAGATAGGCGTCGGGTAAGACGTTTCCCTTGTGGTCGGT contains:
- a CDS encoding NTP transferase domain-containing protein codes for the protein MKAILLVAGKGERLRPITSTRPKPLIPILCKPLIYWHLDALAKTSVDEIIVVASYMKEKIVKAVEEHELSRKITVVDQGRELGTGDAVAKALEAMDSDDDVLIIYGDLFLGDWSIYKDLTSLDGNFVVAVEHNNPRDYGVLIVERGRVKGIVEKPEEPPTNLVNAGIYKFDSRILKKYISSLKPSPRGELEFTDVITNAAREGVDIKVYSIGKTEWIDIGTPWNLLEANKIALNKFLVNEIKGVVEDNVTIKGPVFIGENSVVKQFTSIEGPAYIDRDVVIGPSARIRPYTTICRKSRVGFSVEVKESILLEHVYVNHLSYVGDSIICENVNFGAGTITANLRFDEREVKMTIKGKRVSSGRRKLGAIVGANVRTGINVSLMPGVKIGVNSWIAPGAIVDRDVPDNVFYRVRQEYYIESLPSIKHEEKK
- a CDS encoding DUF2095 family protein, translating into MRMSIDEFKKKYPNLYRELTSDDSMSMTLSVEKPFDDPWRGYIPGPIDYLRRAKTVEEAVRVIDYLLEHNEITEEEAREYKEKLMKEGLEAFGPRKESGYYYRKAVEYWRKKLISGGQRQQQS
- a CDS encoding SPOUT family RNA methylase, with the translated sequence MKTGLGFEKIVAARIKEIDSDAIVIPSPKRFKGLVLVKAGSLDPELLVKEIERKVIEADKVIPIDAVTKARLDEMARVAAEIARNKISPNETFAVRTTRRGRHDFTSLDVNVVVGDAVRKATGASVNLKYPDKIVLVEIIGDEALISILPGSIEWHKMTPEKKSLLRLFKRISIVQMPYLGPRDAIIEMGKRIGREVQNFEVHDLVIAPMGLVDGEQLALFINSVIEGIESRYEIQKRSYHRRPHKVPVYVQDIHQVVRDRWDEVIIVFEPEGKYIADVADELSDLILKTNKRVNLLFGSREGIPLGIYRYADLVVDIAPEITLSTDYAASAGLIALATVLYNRL
- a CDS encoding 30S ribosomal protein S3ae, with protein sequence MSARRRVVVKDKWKLKKWYQVIAPKVFGEVVLGTTPADDPLKLIGRVMEVTLYDITGDLTQVHIHLFFQIIDVQGDKAITRFKGHELSRDYMKSLIRRKSSKIQGIFDVETKDGYKLRITAVTLTSYRCKTSQKKAIRKIMRDIIVNESKQMTLDELIQAMIFGRFAQEIAEAARKIYPIRKVEIYKSKLLAIPTPEGPKPATVVSPLMYKK